The genome window ctcacaggccatGGAAGCCGAAAACGTCAGTTCAGTGCTTCGCAACACAGACGGGGTGAATTTATGAATGAACGCGTGAAAGTTCTGTCACAAAACTATGTTGTTACGTATCATCTCACTGTTTTAAGTGGGTATACGGAAATCTTTGACTGTTCCTAGTGGGTATACAGCGTATAGGCTACCTGCGTATCACGTAGACTACACCACTGGTCTATGCTACATGTTTTACTATTTTATATCACGTCACGTTACCTTATTTATTGCTCGAGAGACAGCAATGTCAAGGAATGAATCCGAAGTGTGTCCTTTTCTCCGCGTATTATGCTTGGCAAGTAGTCTCCGAATGCTGATCTCAGAGCTTCCACGCTGGACACCCATTTCTCGCATCTTTACTGAGATCTCATAGCTttacgttgtcatactcataattctcgtccgaatatgagtctgaaaccgctccgttgggctgtgagtatggggtgtgtttcaaccgaacccgaaaaaaaatgcctcttcgctcaattgaatagacctacaaccaatcagaccaacgtatgttaacttttaccgaatcccgtaggatggacggcaaaaacatatttttgatcgacaaatgccttgatcacgtttctctgttcctctttcaaaatgtatgcgctgtcgatgtcttctaaaacagactcgaTGGCAGAATCTACACATCTGTCCAGAGGCAgccatgttttttatttttgattggtccgaacagttCCTGTTCGGACATactttttccccaaccgagcgatcccagacccaacttcacGACTAGTGGGGCTAAGTTGGGCTGACAGCCAGGCTAGAGATCTCATGATATGGCATTCCATTCATAAACATGTCCTCAATAAAAGACATGTATGGTTCGAGTGCCATTTGAACTGGAAAGTTTGACCAACTGGGACCGGACCCTTCGCTTTTGGCGCTCAGCGACCCACTCCTTTGAAACTATCCACTGCGCATGCACAAAGCAAGCGGAACGGCACTGTGGAAAATGGTTAGACCTACTTGCaacaaataaagaaaacaaaacaaaaaactttaTTTGATccattattagggttcctccggtaggagggaacctattgttatcattggtattcttattattattattagggttcctccggtaggagggaacctattttaattgttggtattcttattagggttcctccggtaggagggaacctattgttattgttggtattcttattagggttcctccggtaggagggaacctattgtattcgttagttttattattattaaggttcctccggtaggagggaacctattgttattattggtattcttattcttattatttttcttctccttgcccctcaatatctcaaaaagtccctagtcatacattttctaatttggcacattgatactacatccaagtgggtacccccacaccaaatatgggccacatcagaccatagggggcgccacaggccacgcccaaaagtccaattttcaaagtgatggcattcccaccccattgctccaattttCCTGaatcttggtgtgcatgcctaatttttcatgaggaacaaaaaagcctcaaggacccataaggtccgacATGATAGATTTTCCTGTACACtgataattttggaaaaccttaaaaattcctcttctcttgaaccaaagctctaattgacttgagattttgtacagatatgtatcattgaggTATTAAAAAATGTTCCTTAAgacaattgaatcaaatacaaaatggctgaaaggggtgtatttatgtaaatgtacacattgcctcaatatgtttgtgtcactaaatcaaatgtatttttgaaggatggttcaaacttaataggctttaaggttaAATGcccctgaagtaccatgcaaagtttcactttGATATgtcgaaatatgactgaattacagctgtttgaacttcgaccaaatctgacaatgctcgccattggagaaacagctttttttattatccagttttgtgtaatccatgtctgggaatggctcaattggctgagatgttgtgctggtaagcaaagggttgtaggttcaaaaccagtcagaagcatagtttttaattttttattctgacaaaacggtttctagtcttccgatcaatcctccggttgtaaaaacatagcaatgcgtgtttatttgagcccatcacaaaactctgatcatctgtttagcgagactgtgtaaaccactgcaaaacaagccaggttcaccacagtagctagctacttgtagtctacgcatggtagagataactctaatggttttctctaatgaagtaaattgattgttcaggtggatcccttgcctgttgcacaaattcatttcagtaacctaagccacgacacattcccactgatgctaggcatgatttaaaattcccttagacaagttatggcactccaaacaacctgtttaaaaaaacgatgagaaacTTATTCTtgacagcagcaacccagtcatcccgttgtcccgtttttataggaaacgtacaagcagtttcaatttaggctgaatctaacaacgcttaccacaggagaaacagcttactttttctatacagtaactgaacatgacaatattcaacactgagaatagctcaatgggctgggatggtgacctgtaaagtataaggttgtaggttggaatccagccatagtctttacatttacatttagtcatttagcagacgctcttatccagagcgacttacagtaagtacagggacattcccccgaggcaagttgggtgaagtgccttgcccaaggacacaacgtcagttggcatgaccgggaatcgaactggcaaccttcggattactagcccgactacctcaccactcagccaactgactcccactcCCCACTcctttggcctgtcataattttgattatctgtttagttcaacaggatgacatctttctgaagtaccacaaacaatttcaccttggtatgtcaaaatatgattgaattaaagctgtttcaacgttggctgaatctaacaacgcttaccacaggagaaacagcttacttttttatacagtaactgaacatgacaatattcaacactgagaatagctcaatgggctggcatggtgacctgtaaagtataaggtagttggttggaatccagccattatcttttggcctgtcataattttgattatctgtttagttaaacaggatgacatcattctgaaataccatgcacaatttcatgcaatttcaacttgaaatgtcaaccgtttcttaacctttgtccaaaagctgaccaaagcttaTACTCTGCCATTTCTATTCGTACAATcgcaacagttggtgtgtagcagagaggatagagagactgacttgcaaccttatgctcatgagttcaaatccccattcagcctgttgttggccaatcatgaagtagttttgctcccttgttgtccaactctcgatctcctacagtgtacatgtttataatattttgccattttgcggaggaacccgcatcgctgcttgcagctatattttcgtTTTGGTTTCCTTGTTTATTATATTTCCCGTTTCAAGCTGAAAGCAATGAAACAAACgtcatttttcattttttttgtaaatacagAAAAACAAAATGATTCGTTATTTCGTTTTTGGTCTGCCAGATTAAATGGAATAATTGAATGATCGGATTATACACAGACCCCTGTACCCCAATGAAGTCAGTTCCACTATCTACAACAAACAATGAGTAAAGTAGGTACACAACCTATTATGTACTTGTACACAACATATTCAAGAACTTCTCTCATAGGTGGGGGCGGACCTGTGCACAAATCTCTACCGTACTATGTCTACCGTAAACGGGCTCTACTGTATTAGATTTGAGGAAGGAGGAGCTAAACTAGTTGGACTAGAAGCACACTGTCACGAAACACCACAGaggctagctacctagctacgTATTGAAAATGATTAGCATAGCTAAGCTACCTTAGCTGGCTACGAATTTTACACTCATGCCGTATTACGCACTAGTAGGTGTATAGTGTTCTGGTTGCTTAGTCATGTATCAGTCGTATTAGCTTAACGTTCGTatgctatctagctagctatccCCTGTTACCTAGTACAATCTAGTTAGCTAAGATAGCTGTTGGTTGTCACCTGACCTGCGATTATTGGTAACTACtttaggctaacgttacgttagcTAGTAGTAGCTAGGCTAGTCTGTTTTGTTGCCAGTGCTGCTTCAAATGTAGAGCTAGGGCTAACCGAGAAGGAGACTAGGTTGGAGTGGGAGCATAATGGTTTCAAAGCGGGTATCATGAAATAGGTGACgtttgtttaactgcatgttaTTAGCCTAGCTAACCTTCCGAATTCCCCATAATGTCACTCTAACTAAAGCTTAGCTAGGGCATACCTAGCTGTTTACCCTACGTTAATTTGCTAGCGACGTAGCCAGCTGTCAGAAATTACAGCAATTAGACAGTTATCTTGTAAATTGGTCTAACATTCCATACGCAAATAAGCCCTCAAAATATTCTTCAATTAACACATTAGGCTGAGTCAGTAACTTCGGTTGTAAGATTGTGATAGCTTTATAGTGCTAGTTGATAAATAAAATGGAGTCATAGTGTATCATCCAGCAAACCATTCTTGTCTTTCTTGGTTAGACATGCCATCGTAGTTCATTGATATTATTCTTTACATTATAGACTGACTAACATGTCAGCATTTATGCCAGCAAATCATGTTTATATTTTTCATGCATCCTCAGGTATTTGGAAGCAGCCAAACATGGGTGACATGAAGACACCAGATTTTGATGATCTTTTGGCTGCATTTGACATCCCTGATGCCACCAGTTTGGATGCCAAAGAGACCCTTCCGCATAGTCAAGACGAGGCGGAGGGCCAGCTGAAACatacagggatgtgtgtggacaATGGATTACGTTTTCACCAAACGGTGGGTACATCGGATGTTCCTGCTGTTAGTGTTATTGTGAAAAACACAAGTCGCCAGGAGTCACTAGAAAGtgttgcagagagagaaggacaacaCTTGGGACCCCCACTACAAAATGGTTTCAAAGGACCAGGCACCTTCATGGAGTCTCATCAGTTATCTCATTGTGGCTCCTCAAAGTCGTTCATGTCCACATTAAATGGTGACAGTTCTGGGGGACTTTTAGGAAAGGCCCCCATCCAGAACAAGCCAGAAGGAACACCATCCTTTTCCCAGTCCTGTAACCAGTTCAGTCCCATTTCTAGTCCTGAATCGGAAGACACACAAAGCAATTGTCTGGATGTATGTCCAAAACAAGAGCAACCTTTCTTCCCAgatgtttctgtctctacatctaTCAAACCACCATCATCTGATAATCAGAAAAAACAGCAGTACATGTTTGACAGGTGGCATAAAGAAGACTGTGATGCACATGGGGACAATATGGAATGTAGTGGAAAATCCACCAAAGCAGAAAAGAAGCCTGACAACCATGTCAGAGAACATCAAGATAAGACAGATTGTCAAAGCAGTTCTGTAAATGCCATAAATAATCAACATAGCGTTGGGATTAACTGTAATACAAGAGCAGAGCCAGTAGTTTCCTCCCCTAATTCGTCTGTCAAATCATCCAAACTGTCCTCATGTCTAGAGGCACTAGTGGCTCTGAATGCCAGGAAGGATTCCAGTGAGCAAACAAACCCGAGAGATTCACCATTGGCTCGTAATGCCACTACCTTTAGTCAAAAGGTAACTCTCTCTCCACTGAGCCCCCGCAGTCCTCTGGAGGCAGTGAAGCGAATGATGAGACAATCCGACAGCCCTGTAAGCCTTGGTAGTGACTGCAGTGACAAAGCCTCTCCACCAGCACTGGTGTCTGGCTCACCACCAGCCATACCAAGGGTCAGAATTAAGACCATCAAAACCACCACGGGGCAAATCAAACGCACAGTTACCAGTGTGCTGCCTGATTCggaaacagaggaagtccagtcAGCCTGTGATTCCTCTCCGTCCCAGAGTATGATTACCGAGCCCTACTCTAGTATATCTCCCTGTCAGTCTCACAATGTGAGCGATGATCCTATTGGTGTCCCGATCAGAGGTGCGTTGGTGGTTACCCCATCAGCAGCAGTTTCCCCTGTGAAATCAGAGGGGAACTCTAAGAAGACAGGAATAACGCCACCCCCAACAATTTTCCATAATGTAGGTGGCCCTGCAATGAGATCTGTACCTGGTGCTCAACAGGGGCAGAAACAGAAGAGAAGTACATCCTGTCAAGCAGGGAATGCTACCAACACAAATTTCCTTCCCAAAGCAATGCACTTAGCTAATCTTAACCTGGTCCCTCACAGTGTCGCAGCCTCAGTCACTGCACGGTCCACACATCAACAAAACCAACAACATGCAATCTCTTCTGTGGTGTGCAACACTGTCCCTCTTGTGCACCAAGTGAAGAAAGCAACCCCTATTCCACGCACTGCAATCCCCAGCTCGGCAGCAGGAACCCTAAACAGGCTCTTGAACAATACCAACCCTGTGCCGACGTACGTGCCCAACCTGAATCCTCCACCTGAGAGCAACATTAGCTTGCCGCCCCGTGGATATTGCTGCCTCGAGTGCGGCGACTCGTTTGGCGTGGAGAAGAGTCTTGCCTATCACTATAGCAGGAGAAGTGTTCACATTGAGGTTGCCTGCACCCACTGTGCAAAGTCGCTGGTGTTCTTCAACAAGTGTGCCCTGCTGGCACACGCACGggaacacaaaaacaaaggGATGGTGATGCAGTGCTCTCAGCTTGTTATGAAGCCTATCGCTGAACGACAGATGTTCGTGCCCTTGAGGACTGAGTCGTCACTATATGTGGGTTCTCACATGCCCCTGTCTTGCTCAGCTAAAGGGCAACCGGTCATGCCCTTATATCCTGATAAAGTCATCAGACACAGACTGCGTTGCCTGGAGTGTAACGAACAGTTGTCTGACTACAGAGCATTGGCAGGCCATTACCAGAGGCTTTCAGATGAGAAGGACGGACTGGTGAGTAGGAAGATTTTTATTTTTCCTTCATAATTCATGGTGTTTATAATGATGCAATGGAGTGGGCTGCATACTCCATACTGTAACTATCCTACTGAAATAGCATTGGTGTGTTCCATCCTTTAATACTGCCATTATGCATCAAGAGGCTTCCTTTAGTTGGTAAAACAGTCTAGAAaccaaagaaaaaataaataataatttagtGTATGGTGATAGAAATTCTCATTCAAATTACATGATCCAATACTTGCTTCACTGAAGTCAAATTCCATTTCAGGTGTTGAAAAACCAAAAAGCTGTCTGACATCTGATCAACACTTGATCAATGCATGCACCCATTTTATTGTGCTTGAACAAACACAATTTTCATttaggacaggacaggaaagGATATAAAAAATATAGTAAATATGAATTTAGCTCAGAAATGCTCTGTGTATAATCATGAAGAAATCACTGTCTTATAGATGTGCAAGGTGTGCTCAATGCTGTTGCCCAACAAGTGTAGCTACAAAGCTCACCAACGCATCCATGCACACAAGTCTCCTTACTGCTGCCCCGAGTGTGGTGCCCTCAGTCGCTCTGTGGACATACAGAAGCATGTGAAGGAGAACTGCCTACACTATGCACGCAAGGCTGGCTACAAGTGAGtgaaccccctctcccctttaaCTAAGAGCGCAGGTATATTAATGCTCCTCTGGCACACAGCCTTAATGCACTCTTTCActtcatattttattttatattgtacaGTATTGTTAGTATTTTGTaatactttatatatatataatataatttcttacttttatatatatttaaggaCCACTTATATTTTAAGACTCCtctatgtttactgtatgtacctgcccaccaaagtaaattccttgtgtaAACTACTTGGCGGTTATACTTGTTTCTGATTCTATATCTGGCTTTGTATTTCATTACATACTGTATAGTCTAAATATCGTGTGTCAGTTTCAGTCATACAATTGTGTAACAATTGGATTTGTTACATTCACATGTAAACTTGTCTTCCAGGTGTCTTCACTGTGAGAGGGTTTTCACATCATTTAATGTGCACAAGAGGCACATAGAAGAGAAACACTGTGAAGTTTTCCACAAGTGCTCCATCTGTCCAGTTGCTTTCAAGTCTTCTGAAGGTTGTCAAATGCATATGAAAAATAAGCACAGTGCCAGCAAATTGTCTCCTCAGTAAGTGTTAGCAATTACCTGATGGAGCAAGTGACAACACTTTTTACAAAAAATGAGTGTTCTAATTTTGTTTTTTCTGTTACAGGTCAATCTTTAAGTGTTGTTGtgaaaaggttttcaagaagaAACAGTTGTTGTTTCAGCACTtccatcaaaatgccaaaatgtTTGCCACTTGTGTATTTAAGTGTCCTGAGTGCACATCAGTATTCACCCACAAGCTACTGTTAATGCAGCATTTTAAGGTTGGCATTATTTTATGAATAATTTGTTCTCTCACGATGCAATTAACTTAACATTTAGTTTTCGTTTCACTAGACAAATGACATGAAATCCTTGTGCATTAAAGTACAAAAGCGTGATTTTGCTTTGagagctgttgtctctctctgttctctagaGTGTACATGGTGGAATCTTCAGGGAGGAACCTGAAAAAAGTACCAAACCAACTGAAAGGACGTCTAAACACCCAGATGTTACTTTAGCACCCAGTCAGCAGAAGGTTCCCTCTGATGTGACCAGAAAGAAGGCCAACTTGACAGCTCGGGTTAGTAAGCCTAGTGTGAAGAGTGCTGGTTGGACGTGTGGAGAGTGCCTGCTCTGGCTACCTGACCGTGACGCATATCTATCCCACATGAAGAACAGCCATGGAAGGGTGAGGCGTTACAATCACTGCATTTAATTAATTGTTAGAAGTATAACCTTATAAGTATTATTGCATGAAAAAGCTTACTGTAAGCTTTTTCATGCAATAATAAATTAGTAATACTAATTTCCACATTTGCCATCTTTATTGTACACAGCAGATGTATTATTAGCCTGAAATAGtagtaataataaaaaaagcctGTGATAAATGACAATAGCTGGCCAAGTCCATGATCAGCTCTAATATTTTTTGTGCAGCTTTAGATTGTTGTCTTTTTTTACAGTCATTGAAGAGGTATCCATGTCGAAAGTGTGATAGATCTTTCAATTCTTCAACAAGTTTGAGAAGACACATACGCAATGACCATGATGTACAGAAGAAAACTTACATCTGCTGGTAAATATGAATTATCCTTATGTACAAACTGCTCTGTGTTATTGATCAAAGAATTCAGAATGAGAAACCCTTTTTTACTGGCATGTCCCTTATCTCTCCACTAAAATGTTACCTGGTGGGATATCCTAAGGGAATATTAGCAGTCAAGCAGTACCAAGGTGGGCATGACTCATTAATAGTAGATGAAGTACTGTAGCCTCCAATTACCCCAGCGTTGTAGCTGATGTGTAGGGACTGCTTAAGTAGTTGTGTTGCACAGTGGTCGGACACCCCCTAACCATATCCTGCTTCAAGCATCTGCATAGCCTATATACAGTGAGCACCAAAATAGCTTCTTTTTTTCCCAGTATATTGGACTGTAAAGTCAAAGTGCTGATAGTTTCATTCTAGTGTATTTCTATTCAGTTTCAGATGATTTATTTAGAACTTTAGCCTCTTTTAGGGCACAATTATTTGTTATACTGACACCACACAGCTGCATCTCATCAGGCTGGTGTGTAAACATTTGGTGCTTACTgtgtagtttttttttgcatgAAGATGTTATTTTTCACTGTTGTGCTCTATGTTTTAAAGGTATTGCACAAATGAGAAGACAATATTCAACTCAAATGTGATGTTGAGAAACCACATCAGTTTGATGCATGGTATCAAAAACCCTGACTTTAGCCTAATGCCAGACACAGCTACACAGTGTAAGACATTGGGAGAGGTGAGTTCATAAACATGTTAATTATAAACTTTGCAGAAAAGAATATTAATTGTCAGGGGCGGAGCTAGACTCTCAGTACAGTGGGGCGGAGCTTCATCACGGGGCCCTCTGTTAGCAAGTAATTTTAAAattaaaactgtaaaatgtCTGATGAATACATATGTTTTGTGTCACTTGTTGAGCCAAGTAAGCCTATAtgtcaaataaaacacaaagaaaagccACATTTTTTGACAAGTTGTTATTGACGAACAAAGAAAACAGTTTACCCGTCAAGTAAAAATGTTTCAACACCACAGACAGCGACAGCTGATTAACAGCGATGGTGCTGAACAGGCAAAGTGCGGTCAATCAGATGATGAGAAGTACGATGTGAGCACACGATGCTACCACACTTCTCCTACTATCTCGTTCTTATTAATGCGCCCGATTTATATTTTCTTTCcatgtctgcttagaatgtagtgttttgttgtgctggtttaccattgtaaccatgagtcaaatgactgttacgtttgataagaagagctggatttttAGAACGTTTGTTCATATGCAGTAATTACCTTCTTTAAGCTAATTACTGCCACTTGGCGAGGGCCCCTGTTCTTGACAAGTGACGCAAGATCGGCGCCGTTTGAGGGGCCCCTAATTGACACAGGGCCCTGGGGCGGCCGCACCCACGCTATCTCCGCTACTGTTAATTGTCATTTTAAAAAGGTCTGATTCATAGTAACAGGTTAGACTGTACTTTGAACCAGGTTGTTCCAGTAATAATTATGGGTCCTGTTTGACTTGCAGGAGCTTATCTCCAAAAGGCCTGCCATGGACACCCATAGAGAGCAACAAGACTGTGTTACTTGTCCAGGAAGCTTCTCAGCCAAGCGTCTGAAAAAGCAATTTCGTTGCTCCAAGTGTGGCTTTGTCACAGAAGACGGGACACAATTCCTGCAGCACATACCTCAGCACAAACTGGACGATAACACTCCTCAGTGCCTTCACTGTGGACTGTGTTTTGCATCTCAGCTGTCTCTCAACCGACACCTTTTCATCGTGCACAAAGTGAAAGAGTctgaggaggtgtggagagagaaggtgaacaggtcagaggtcagagaggaggagcaagaagaggagaaacgagGAGAGAAGCTGCAATGGGCAATGGGGAATGAAACGAAGAACTTGCTGCCACTGACTGTTGAAACTGTCCTTTCACAGAGCAGAGACATTACAAGGTTGCACTTGGAGAACACCAATGACTCTAATTCCACATACAGCTCTCACCTCGAGTCAGCAGAAACAGTTTCCCAGCAACAACAGATATAAGATGAGATATGACTTTGAACCTCTTGAAAGCTGCTAGTGTATCAATTGTTTTTAGTAATAGGTATCTTAACTTTGGTCTTTTGAAGGCATGCATCTCAAACAAATGCTTCACTTACAATTCCAAGTTGTTCCATCTATTTATTCAGTCTAGGAGACGGGTTAGTTACAGTTAGGAGAATTCAATTAACGTGTGTGAACAAACATGTAGACCAACATTTTAAATCTGTTATTTTAAATTACCAGCATGTTTGCATTATAGCCATAGCATAGTAGTATCTGCTTTATCAGGTCCTGGTGCATGCAGTAAACATCAATATAACAGTATTGTTTAGAATTCTTCCCTGAATGGCCCTACACACCCCAACTCCTCCGACTCAGGGATGTTGATTTGTCTCTCAGGCTGTGTCAAATCTATCAgaacaaaaaaaggaaatggGCCATGCTTTAGGTATGTGCAGCCATTCTATGCTGACTTTCCATGCAGTATCTCACCAAAGGCTTTACACCACAGATGATTCAGTTTCTTGTAGGTCGTGGGAATGCTGTACCAAGCAGACTAAAATACTTTTATTTTGTCGTCTACAAGTGAGTTATTTACCCAAAATCAAAAAGGAGAGTTGATGGAAAAAAGTAATACATTATACCATGCATATCTCATTTTCCAagtgttttaacccttgtgttatcttcgggtcattgtgacccatcagtcattgtgacccaccgtcgtattgcgacaactttacagcatacaaaaacaaagtgaagcattttcttttaaccgttgggctgtctcagaccccccacattgcaaaggttaaaagaaaattatttttatttgtttttgtattgggtaaaattgggtaaacacaacgatggttcgttatgaacctttgggtcatgtgacccgaaggcagcacaagggttaagcatgaTTTAATCTCACAAGTATTGTAAATAAGTAGTTGTTGCATGTAAGGTGATGTTTTCTTCATTTGTGCATTTTGTATTTAGAGTCAACGATAACATGGAATGGCAGTGTTGCTAATGAACTAAACATTTGTCTGATATTTATTTGAGGCAATTGAAAGAGCAGAAACCAGGATAAATTGCACAGGTATGTTGTTGAAATGGGGAAAGTTTTTTAGTGCGTGTGAAATATCAGAAGCTGCAAAATGACCGGTGTGGATATTCCTACCTCTAAAGCGATGCCAGTGACGTTCAACATGATATAGCTTCGGAGAGTTTTTCAGTGTCTTAGTTATGTACAAATTATTCTCCCACTTCATTGAATTTTATGAATGATATTGGGGATTTATATATTAATGGTCACATTGACCTATCTAGCTATGAATTTTCTATTCAATTGTATGAACTATTATATTTCAAGTTACAACAGTGTTTGTCATTTAAACATCACATACGCTATTAAACCTCAATATGAAATGTATACTTTTCACATCTGACTGTTTTTGTATTGCCTGTAGAAATAACTTTGTACTTTTGATTTTCTATACAGTAACCATAGTTAACTTACCTCAATAGCTAATGAGCCCTATATTAGCAAAACATATTTAGTCATCACATATGTTTAACTTTGTACAGTATAGGACGTTGTGCCTTACTGGTATGTTTACTGCAATAAAATTGGTCACTGATTTGTGAATTGGATTTCACTTTGTGGCATTGCTTTGGGGATGAATATGGACCATTGGATCATTCCAAtgtgctcttctccctgtacaccaacagctgcacctccagtcatccgtctgtcaaacttctgaagtttgcagacgacaccaccctcattgggctcatctctgacggggatgagtctgactataggtgggaagctgacaacctggtgacctggtgtagccagaacaacttagagctcaatgctcttaagacagtggagatggttgtggacttcaggaggaatacagccccactcacccccatcaccctgtgcgactccccagtcaacactgtggagtccttccgcttcctgggcaccatcctctcccaggacctcaagtgggaactgaacatcagctccctcaccaaaaaagcacaacagaggatggacttcctacggcagctgaagaaattcaacctgccaaagacaatgatggtgcacttctacacagccatcattgagtccatcctcacctcttccatcaccatctggtacgctgttgccactgccaaggacaagagcag of Osmerus mordax isolate fOsmMor3 chromosome 4, fOsmMor3.pri, whole genome shotgun sequence contains these proteins:
- the znf592 gene encoding zinc finger protein 592 translates to MGDMKTPDFDDLLAAFDIPDATSLDAKETLPHSQDEAEGQLKHTGMCVDNGLRFHQTVGTSDVPAVSVIVKNTSRQESLESVAEREGQHLGPPLQNGFKGPGTFMESHQLSHCGSSKSFMSTLNGDSSGGLLGKAPIQNKPEGTPSFSQSCNQFSPISSPESEDTQSNCLDVCPKQEQPFFPDVSVSTSIKPPSSDNQKKQQYMFDRWHKEDCDAHGDNMECSGKSTKAEKKPDNHVREHQDKTDCQSSSVNAINNQHSVGINCNTRAEPVVSSPNSSVKSSKLSSCLEALVALNARKDSSEQTNPRDSPLARNATTFSQKVTLSPLSPRSPLEAVKRMMRQSDSPVSLGSDCSDKASPPALVSGSPPAIPRVRIKTIKTTTGQIKRTVTSVLPDSETEEVQSACDSSPSQSMITEPYSSISPCQSHNVSDDPIGVPIRGALVVTPSAAVSPVKSEGNSKKTGITPPPTIFHNVGGPAMRSVPGAQQGQKQKRSTSCQAGNATNTNFLPKAMHLANLNLVPHSVAASVTARSTHQQNQQHAISSVVCNTVPLVHQVKKATPIPRTAIPSSAAGTLNRLLNNTNPVPTYVPNLNPPPESNISLPPRGYCCLECGDSFGVEKSLAYHYSRRSVHIEVACTHCAKSLVFFNKCALLAHAREHKNKGMVMQCSQLVMKPIAERQMFVPLRTESSLYVGSHMPLSCSAKGQPVMPLYPDKVIRHRLRCLECNEQLSDYRALAGHYQRLSDEKDGLMCKVCSMLLPNKCSYKAHQRIHAHKSPYCCPECGALSRSVDIQKHVKENCLHYARKAGYKCLHCERVFTSFNVHKRHIEEKHCEVFHKCSICPVAFKSSEGCQMHMKNKHSASKLSPQSIFKCCCEKVFKKKQLLFQHFHQNAKMFATCVFKCPECTSVFTHKLLLMQHFKSVHGGIFREEPEKSTKPTERTSKHPDVTLAPSQQKVPSDVTRKKANLTARVSKPSVKSAGWTCGECLLWLPDRDAYLSHMKNSHGRSLKRYPCRKCDRSFNSSTSLRRHIRNDHDVQKKTYICWYCTNEKTIFNSNVMLRNHISLMHGIKNPDFSLMPDTATQCKTLGEELISKRPAMDTHREQQDCVTCPGSFSAKRLKKQFRCSKCGFVTEDGTQFLQHIPQHKLDDNTPQCLHCGLCFASQLSLNRHLFIVHKVKESEEVWREKVNRSEVREEEQEEEKRGEKLQWAMGNETKNLLPLTVETVLSQSRDITRLHLENTNDSNSTYSSHLESAETVSQQQQI